The genomic stretch TCCACCGCCCCTCCCTCGACCTCACCTGCAGCCCCCCGATCTCGTCCTGGTACACGATCGTCACACAGCTCATGTCCGTGTGCATGCCTAAGCCCTCCGCCTCCTCCGAACTGCGAGGGGACGAGTAGTTGTTTATCCTCATGTATCCGTGGCAATGCTGGAATTCGGAGTCGTAGTATTTGGAATCAAATTCCTTTCCAAGTGTGGTCAGGATTAGCCTGAGGATTGTCTTTGAGAGCTCTGTCAATCTGCTCCCATACTCGTGCATGATCTCACTGGACAGGATGATCTTGTTACATGTATATAGTAATATAGACAGACAGAGAgtatatatagatatagatatatatatacctgAAGTCATTGTCATGGTGTCCAAGGGCATGTGTAGAATTCTTAGCGGAAGCTGCGAAATCGGGGCCGGAGACTCTGAGGCTCTCGAAGAAGGGGGAGGCGATGAAGAGAGGGGTGTAGGTTTTGAGGCCGAGTTTGAGCTTGGATTCGGATGGGAGAGAGAAGATATTGTTGGAGAGAGAGTAGATTTTGGTGAAGAGATCTTTGGAGATTCCATGGTTGATGATCTGGAAGAAGCCCCATTCTCTGGAGGCAGCGCCTAGAGACCTCAGGGCTGATGCATCCAAAGCCTCAGAAACGTCTAGAACTGGCAGCTCTAGGGGGTTTTCTGATTCATAGATCATCTTCTTTTGTTCCAGTAGGAAGTTGGTTGGTTGATGATAatgagaaaatgaaatgtgaagaTATGTGTCAATCATGATTAATGTCCAAAGTGAATGCATACATATACGAGGTCGCAATCACAGTAATGACTTGACTTTTGTCTTTTTATACCACACCGTCAAAAACCTTGCAGTACTACAAGTATATTCAAGAAATTTggaactactactactatttctgAATAAGGGAAATTAAGTAAGTGACAGCTGGGCAGCCATTATACACAAAACTGGGTCTCTGAAACCAAAGTCTTTGGGTTTATTAGTAATgtcaaacaaaagaaaattagGCATCCAGCTtcattttttcttcatattactgcataaattattaaaatcaaaCCTTTGCAATTATTCTATCATCTGGATACTTGAGCATGGGatattgttttaatattttgctaaatcagtaaaaaaataaatgaaagtagAACAGATGTTGAACATGCGCCAGACATTATAAGGTCTGTTGGTTAGTAGATAACTGATAATCTTAAGTTATTTGACTAACGAACGTAACTAATGATCTTAACTTATTTGATCTTAAATGTTGTACTCATGTGTTTATCATATTTGATCTACACGTGTTTtgcttttagtttaatttttttgacCAAATTCATAAAATGGTAAAtatatttagagcatccgcaacggtggtgacggtcgccaccgccgtccgcgccgctggcaaggcgaagcaccgccgccgctgcgctcgcgccgctggcacggcgctgctcgatgcatcgagcagtgccgcgccagcgagcagctgacgtggcggcacgggattgggcaacggcatagccgttgccttcaaaaaaaattttattatttaaaatcggtttttaattaaaaaaccgaaaaaaaaaaaaaatcacttcccaaaaaaattataaccgtttattaccgttttttacacttttttattattttttccccccaaaaatacacactttcatctataaataccctcactttcacacctaaaaattcacatcaaactacacaattctcatcttcattctccaatatccattctcatcttcattctcccatatccattctcatcttcattctctcataccctaacaatgtccggccaaggcgatgataacccgccctctcacggttggaaccccgaatggtttggtgcacaaccgtttcctagtccggaaacagaATATttggcccctcctctcacccaagattcggccgttccgggtgcctccgaagggcgatacgggtggacaccggagcctaggccgaccgtccctcccaaactccgccgGCTCCTACTCGTAGCGGTGTCCGaacaccgtacactccgacggagatggataaattgttcaaggcgtacttcgaaatctccgaagatgcggcggttggcacgaaccaatccggcgatcacttttggtggcgcgtctctcgctggtacaatgcaaaccggccgccgggaacgatcgagcgcaacgagagtatggtgcgcaactgcatcggccgagccaacgaagaaattggcaagttcaatggctatttcctccaggagtcgaggaatgccgggagcggccggagcgaggtcgacatcatcactgccgcgctgagcacctaccaatccttgaacggtaagtcgttcaagtacctcaacgtttggcaggaaacgcggttccacccgaggtatatgggaggcgtaacatcctcctcgagcagctcctccaaacggtcaaggtcggtatccctatccgactccggctccgaagaagtggctagccaactcgccggagctaacttgggtagccccgatgccggaccaagcggttcccaacgccgaccgcaaggaaggaagaaggcggcggccgaccgccggcgctccgcgactccatcggcccccgcccccgaacccacaccctatgttccacctccacccccgaacaactcgttatgggcccttttggcccaactcaatatggccgataagtcaactatgacccccacgcaacttcaaacgcacgaggacatgatattgggtctcaaaaaaCAATTAGGGTTGGTgtcgccggatgcgtagtcttcctcgggtaatattagccaataatcatgtaattttttatttttaggagtttaattatgtaatttttaatttttagtattttaattatgtaatttttaatttttaggattttaattatgtaatttttaatttttaggattttaattatgtcttttttattttatttgtaatttgtaatatttattgtggttttttaatgaattttagtattatggaaatgtttttgtgtaattgaattttaaattaattgtgctcgtccttgcggaagagcacagctgtaggtattgtgctcttgccagagagcagacagaaaaagtggggtcgggcccacaaccgtgccgctggcaagagcacggttgtggatgctcttacaaccAAAAATGTTACTACTACTTAGTCTAGTTTTCATTCACAATTTGTTTCATATTGACCGGAAAGATCTCCTACTCCAAGActcataatataataaaataatattataaagtaattttataacattattttattgtgtcgtgatctgcattgcGTATTGGTGAGTGTCTTCCTTCACGGCATAGCCGTAGCATAAGTAAAGTTGCTTCCCATTATTATTCTCTGCAAAAGCTCTCCCTCTCACTTCTCCTCTTCCGTCACAGCTCGGAAAGCTAACAGTTCTCATAGAAATCAAAGTAAAATATAATCCAACTCAAAAGTAGAAAGGAGAACGTATGTGCAGATCGAGGGAGGGGCGACCATGGAGTTTTCCGGCCGCCCCTAATATAAAGCTAGTGTGGTTTTGAAAATTAGGGCTCTCgattttgagattttttttaacgagtatttttttgttattcttTTTATTAGAAATGGTTGTCGCTCATATAACTCCGATTAAGGTACATTATTTGCAAAATGAATAGTTCTCATAATCCAAGAAAATGAGAAGCAAATTTCTCGACAGATAATAATGCAAACTATAAAATCTCGAAAGGCAACAATTCCTTTATGGCGCTCTCTCTATAAATAAGGTGGAGTGGTTTGATTAGCAATCATGTTTTTCTAAGAAGTTGATCGCCATGGGTTCTATTTCTGAAATTGGTAAGTCGATTAGAAAACACTTTTTTGTTTCACATTCTTGAATCACGCTCACACAGTTGCATCCAGCAtccatgtgtgtgtgtgtggcgGGGCTTGAAGAACTCATTTTACAGTTGGTAAAAATGGCAGGTGCAGCGATTATCGAGGCTGCTGCTAGTGGAGACCTTAATCAACTCAGGGGTGAAGTCTTTTTTCTTGTCATATCTTCaccttttcttgatttttttgtaTGTCTGATTctgatactttattttttcgCAGTAATTAGAAAC from Salvia splendens isolate huo1 chromosome 4, SspV2, whole genome shotgun sequence encodes the following:
- the LOC121800181 gene encoding gibberellin 20-oxidase-like protein, which encodes MIYESENPLELPVLDVSEALDASALRSLGAASREWGFFQIINHGISKDLFTKIYSLSNNIFSLPSESKLKLGLKTYTPLFIASPFFESLRVSGPDFAASAKNSTHALGHHDNDFSEIMHEYGSRLTELSKTILRLILTTLGKEFDSKYYDSEFQHCHGYMRINNYSSPRSSEEAEGLGMHTDMSCVTIVYQDEIGGLQVRSREGRWMSIAPREGTLVVNVGDMLQAWSNDRLRSSEHRVVLGRRKPSWTRFSLAFFWCFEDHKVVEAPDDVVGEHDARMYKPFVCSEYLTFRENTERGKFDKVGFTVKDFAALP